Proteins encoded within one genomic window of Kibdelosporangium phytohabitans:
- a CDS encoding HTH domain-containing protein encodes MTEATRLANAAGDKDPKVGLRAVAALRKLLEWLEAVQVRNARANGWSWQDIANELGVSRQAVHKKHGRG; translated from the coding sequence ATGACTGAGGCGACCAGGCTGGCGAACGCCGCCGGCGACAAAGACCCCAAGGTGGGGCTGCGTGCGGTCGCGGCGTTGCGCAAGCTGCTCGAGTGGCTTGAGGCCGTGCAGGTCCGCAACGCGCGGGCGAACGGGTGGTCATGGCAGGACATCGCCAACGAGCTCGGCGTCAGCCGGCAGGCGGTCCACAAGAAACACGGGAGGGGATGA